A region from the Cannabis sativa cultivar Pink pepper isolate KNU-18-1 chromosome 9, ASM2916894v1, whole genome shotgun sequence genome encodes:
- the LOC133031330 gene encoding uncharacterized protein LOC133031330, producing the protein MQRRDIEFGVGDHVFLRVTPRKGLSVKRFGKRGKLSPRYVGPFQILDRVGSVAYRIALPPSLSGVHNVFHVSQLRKYVSDPSHVLSYERLLGLQEDLSYNERPVKILDQKDRILRNKTITLVKVLWKNSVVEEATWELESDMREQYPKLFE; encoded by the exons atgcag CGGAGGGACATTGAGTTCGGAGTGGGTGATCATGTGTTTCTTCGAGTGACACCACGAAAAGGACTCTCAGTAAAGAGATTTGGTAAGAGAGGGAAACTAAGTCCTAGATATGTTGGTCCATTTCAGATATTGGATAGAGTGGGCAGTGTAGCTTATAGAATAGCTTTACCGCCATCATTATCTGGGGTGcacaatgtatttcatgtatctCAACTCCGGAAATATGTGTCAGACCCATCGCATGTTTTGAGCTATGAAAGGCTCTTGGGTTTGCAGGAAGATTTGTCCTACAATGAACGTCCGGTAAAGATTCTTGATCAAAAGGATAGGATTTTGAGAAATAAGACAATTACCTTGGTGAAAGTCCTATGGAAAAACAGCGTGGTTGAGGAAGCTACTTGGGAGCTAGAGTCTGATATGCGAGAACAATATCCAAAATTATTTGagtaa
- the LOC115722913 gene encoding uncharacterized protein LOC115722913 isoform X2: protein MPQTKCRDKDDSSCPAENSLASAIESSPNVRFSSFEFYVRSEEGINLYVDLNSSPSDWTQRFKNEVHICENVQNNKCRSLHEDLGHLKEGGKEMRNSFWNIDAGEIKEGQIETRCSPNSKASQNDHSELNEPENFETLTRFTIQPCTASVDVLEKSKEDQTPKSSEFNSTAHDNIVSVADSCAKDGGTVVLDSDVIGAHLTKSVCDSAVNSISDDPLIPERLDHLNSNVSQHENTFLQNGCSDADPTVIYTGCSVSGSIDMQSSEVASCNKDASCSRCENSGLMSGFDTKNNTETEKTRLANLSEPDPNSYKKHLPALDEEREKSNILKETESSECSQFSKSSRKTCLSSHTLDTRGLQKRRIETDQSSYGRASAMFFRSTKPITRKDFPRRSMRLKSK from the exons ATGCCTCAAACCAAATGCAGGGACAAAGATGATAGTAGTTGTCCTGCCGAAAATTCTTTGGCTTCCGCCATTGAAAGTTCTCCAAATGTTCGTTTCTCTTCTTTTGAGTTTTATGTCAGATCAGAAGAGGGGATTAACCTTTATGTTGATTTGAATTCAAGCCCATCAGACTGGACTCAGAGATTTAAAAATGAAGTTCATATATGTGAGAATGTGCAGAATAATAAGTGTCGGAGTTTGCATGAGGACCTTGGGCATCTCAAGGAAGGTGGGAAGGAAATGAGAAATTCTTTTTGGAATATAGATGCGGGAGAAATCAAGGAAGGACAAATAGAAACCCGATGCTCCCCAAATTCAAAAGCGTCACAAAATGATCACTCTGAGCTTAATGAACcggaaaattttgaaacattaacTCGCTTCACAATACAGCCATGCACTGCTTCTGTAGATGTTCTTGAAAAGTCAAAGGAAGATCAAACCCCTAAGTCATCTGAGTTTAATTCTACTGCACATGACAATATAGTTTCTGTTGCTGACTCTTGTGCTAAAGATGGTGGTACGGTGGTTCTTGATTCAGATGTTATTGGTGCTCATCTCACAAAGTCTGTCTGTGATTCTGCTGTCAATTCTATCTCAGATGATCCCTTAATTCCTGAGAGATTAGACCATCTGAATTCCAATGTGAGCCAGCACGAAAATACATTCCTTCAAAATGGTTGTAGTGATGCAGATCCTACTGTGATATATACTGGATGCTCAGTAAGTGGTTCTATAGACATGCAGTCATCAGAAGTTGCAAGCTGCAACAAAGATGCATCTTGTTCACGTTGTGAAAATAGTGGACTCATGAGTGGGTTTGACACAAAGAACAATACTGAAACTGAAAAAACCAGATTAGCTAACTTAAGTGAACCGGACCCCAATTCATACAAGAAGCATTTGCCTGCACTTGATGAAGAGAGG GAAAAGAGTAACATTTTAAAAGAGACGGAAAGTTCAGA ATGTTCACAATTTTCCAAGTCATCTAGGAAGACATGCTTGAGTTCTCATACTTTGGATACTAGAGGACTTCAGAAAAGAAGGATAGAAACTGATCAAAGTAGTTATGGTAGAGCTAGTGCAATGTTCTTTAGAAGTACAAAACCTATTACCAGAAAAGACTTTCCTAGAAGATCCATGCGGCTGAAGTCTAAG TGA
- the LOC115722913 gene encoding uncharacterized protein LOC115722913 isoform X1 — protein sequence MVSKEKKRFYDNFSRKELQNMCKQYGLPANKSHSDLEKSLITYLEEGINGSICNLQKTSQSKCNVSSINNRKAQRKTSQERFFSSSKDNFVEVMPQTKCRDKDDSSCPAENSLASAIESSPNVRFSSFEFYVRSEEGINLYVDLNSSPSDWTQRFKNEVHICENVQNNKCRSLHEDLGHLKEGGKEMRNSFWNIDAGEIKEGQIETRCSPNSKASQNDHSELNEPENFETLTRFTIQPCTASVDVLEKSKEDQTPKSSEFNSTAHDNIVSVADSCAKDGGTVVLDSDVIGAHLTKSVCDSAVNSISDDPLIPERLDHLNSNVSQHENTFLQNGCSDADPTVIYTGCSVSGSIDMQSSEVASCNKDASCSRCENSGLMSGFDTKNNTETEKTRLANLSEPDPNSYKKHLPALDEEREKSNILKETESSECSQFSKSSRKTCLSSHTLDTRGLQKRRIETDQSSYGRASAMFFRSTKPITRKDFPRRSMRLKSK from the exons ATGGTGAGTAAGGAAAAAAAGCGTTTCTATGACAACTTTTCAAGAAAAGAGCTCCAAAACATGTGCAAGCAGTATGGTTTGCCTGCCAATAAATCACACTCAGATTTGGAAAAATCGTTGATTACCTACCTAGAG GAGGGAATTAATGGTTCGATCTGTAATCTCCAGAAGACATCTCAGTCTAAATGCAATGTTAGTAGTATAAATAATAGGAAAGCCCAAAGGAAAACCTCTCAGGAGAGGTTTTTCAGTTCATCAAAAGACAATTTTGTAGAAGTTATGCCTCAAACCAAATGCAGGGACAAAGATGATAGTAGTTGTCCTGCCGAAAATTCTTTGGCTTCCGCCATTGAAAGTTCTCCAAATGTTCGTTTCTCTTCTTTTGAGTTTTATGTCAGATCAGAAGAGGGGATTAACCTTTATGTTGATTTGAATTCAAGCCCATCAGACTGGACTCAGAGATTTAAAAATGAAGTTCATATATGTGAGAATGTGCAGAATAATAAGTGTCGGAGTTTGCATGAGGACCTTGGGCATCTCAAGGAAGGTGGGAAGGAAATGAGAAATTCTTTTTGGAATATAGATGCGGGAGAAATCAAGGAAGGACAAATAGAAACCCGATGCTCCCCAAATTCAAAAGCGTCACAAAATGATCACTCTGAGCTTAATGAACcggaaaattttgaaacattaacTCGCTTCACAATACAGCCATGCACTGCTTCTGTAGATGTTCTTGAAAAGTCAAAGGAAGATCAAACCCCTAAGTCATCTGAGTTTAATTCTACTGCACATGACAATATAGTTTCTGTTGCTGACTCTTGTGCTAAAGATGGTGGTACGGTGGTTCTTGATTCAGATGTTATTGGTGCTCATCTCACAAAGTCTGTCTGTGATTCTGCTGTCAATTCTATCTCAGATGATCCCTTAATTCCTGAGAGATTAGACCATCTGAATTCCAATGTGAGCCAGCACGAAAATACATTCCTTCAAAATGGTTGTAGTGATGCAGATCCTACTGTGATATATACTGGATGCTCAGTAAGTGGTTCTATAGACATGCAGTCATCAGAAGTTGCAAGCTGCAACAAAGATGCATCTTGTTCACGTTGTGAAAATAGTGGACTCATGAGTGGGTTTGACACAAAGAACAATACTGAAACTGAAAAAACCAGATTAGCTAACTTAAGTGAACCGGACCCCAATTCATACAAGAAGCATTTGCCTGCACTTGATGAAGAGAGG GAAAAGAGTAACATTTTAAAAGAGACGGAAAGTTCAGA ATGTTCACAATTTTCCAAGTCATCTAGGAAGACATGCTTGAGTTCTCATACTTTGGATACTAGAGGACTTCAGAAAAGAAGGATAGAAACTGATCAAAGTAGTTATGGTAGAGCTAGTGCAATGTTCTTTAGAAGTACAAAACCTATTACCAGAAAAGACTTTCCTAGAAGATCCATGCGGCTGAAGTCTAAG TGA